ACACTTATGGCTATAAGGCACCTGAGTCTTCAAAAGTCGAGAACCGTGTCAGGTCTGGTGACGTCACAGGCTCGTACGTGTACAAGGCGGGACCCAGTAACGACGACTTGATAAAGGTtggagtattttttttattgcttcaCATCATAGAGAATCATGAAAACATTAAACTCCCTTGAAAATTTCAgagttattataatgaaattatttcttatattgtAGTTTTGAGCAACAATGACTTTATGATCAATCTATATATTCGCTATGATAGtattaatacaataagtaataatagttacagatgtttttaaatattacatttaaaaacaaataatatttcaactgTAACTTCTGTAGgatgcaaataaattgtatacttGCATTTCCTTGTTGAATATCAAATGTTCATATATAGCGTGAGGCAAATCACCGATGAAATAAGCTAAATAAAATCGTTTAAAAAGCATGAAACTTTTAGATTTCCTGCTGTTTTCAAAAGATCATTCATTATGATATTTACAATAGCTCtcgtttcttcttcacttgcgctttggaagtcgatAGTAGATTTTTGACGACATGGAGTACATCACTCAtcttgaatataaaatattgactttTACATTAAATGGTACGATTTTTGGTAGGTTCGCTATTGGGCTGACAGCCAAGGTTTCCATCAAGAGGACAACGTGCCGAAGTATGCGCCCAAGCAGGTGGAGGAGACTGTAGCAGTGAAAGAGGCTCGTCTGGCTCACGAGAAGGCTTGGCAAGAGGCCGCTGATACTGCCAACCATCCGTTCGAGTTCCAGCAGAAACAACAGGAAAAACTGTTAGTATTTTGCGATTCGTGTGTCGAACtcgatgtttaaaaaaatatatccttgTATTTTTGCTTATTCTTTCTATCATTCCTACAACAGCTGTATTTTTATCATGTTCAGGTACCAACAATGGCAAAACCAAGGCATTGATGTTGCTAACCTTCCCAACATCCAACAACAAAGCAACGTTGCTCAACAATACAGCAACCCGCAACAGCAATATCCTCAGCAATATCAGAATCAGTTCTCATCTGGTCAGCAATATCAGGGCGCAGCTTCAAATCAGCTGTATCAAGGATCCCCTCCTAACCAACAATACCAAGGAGCTTCTAACCAGCAATATCAAGCGGCTGCTTCAAATCAACAATACCAAAAAGCAGCCGCAAGTCAGCAATACCAAACGCCTTCAAACCAATACTATAATAGAGGTGCCTCCAACGAGCAATACCAAGGAGCTGCATCTATTCAGCAAAATCAATACAGCCAACCTCCCTCAGGTCCCAAAGATGTGATACCAGCAGCGTCTAACCAATATCAATCAGTCTCGTCACAATATCAAGATGGACAGAAATATCAGGGAAGTCAGCAAAATCAGGGAAGGCAGCAATATCAGGGAAGCCAGTCATATCAAGGAAGCCAGCAGTATCAGGCTAGTCAACAGTATCAAGGCCAGCAGGAGAATCAAGTGGATGATGGATCGTACAATAAGGAGAAATACGAAGATCCTGAACCTACTGTAAGTATATGCGCGAttacaatttacttaaaatgatTGAACATTTATGCTGGTATTACTAATACGAATTTAAATGCTGgttatatgattattttatcgGAGACGACACTATTAGGAATTCGAAAAAAATggttcatctcattattatttccaaatttttattttattattatgaaataaaacaacagtgaggaattcaaataatttaatgtcttTACAGGGTCCTCCTCGCGGTTTCTTCTATAGCTTCGACTACCCAGTGTCTATCATCGTGCCTAAGAGTGAAATCCAAGGCGGTGCTAATCCTGGTCAACCTGTGGACCACGACACAGTAGCCGTATCTGGACAACATTATTAAGTAGATCTTTATAATCTTATGACTCGCGTACATAAGAAGTagaatttttacaatttggaCAGCATTATGAAGTAGGTATCCAGATTATGCAATTAGCTTTGATATACTATGagttaaaattgaattgttttGATATTCAATTCAGTAGAAAGAAATCAACTACAACCTTTTCACGTGTTTGACACaacattattcaataaattaccGTAGTACCTACACACTTATTGTAGGTACATTCGTAAATTGATTTCTAATGCTTAAATCACCTCGTCAATTGAAGTGAGGTTAATACGTTGCCATTTTAGAAGTAGGTTAAGTTAGATATTTGTAAGCTCTATCCATTCAGGGTCTTCCCGTTTTTGAcactcattaaaatatattataatatattgaggAGTGTATAAGTATTTTGGTCGGTGTTTAAAAGTATAACATACTTAGTAAGTATTAGTACTTCACTTGATTAAATCTTTCTACCAATAAGTTAAGTTTggattaaaatcaaaattgagttaaaCTCTTGAACCCGGCCATGATAATGTTTTTTAGAAAACAATGTTACCATTGAAATAGTATTTCCAAGAACAGTTAACAAACTTTTCGAACAAGTATCTGTGAttgaaatctaaataattttgtgtaatagatgccattgtattttttacataaatatacattacaaaattatttgcttatttttttcataatctcTAAGTATTGATATTTAGgatctttttctaaaattacttTCTAAATTACAACAT
This sequence is a window from Plodia interpunctella isolate USDA-ARS_2022_Savannah chromosome 6, ilPloInte3.2, whole genome shotgun sequence. Protein-coding genes within it:
- the Cpr67B gene encoding basic-leucine zipper transcription factor A, with protein sequence MLRFVSIFAAAAVIVLADPQPVNIFKTDITPDEAQQYLNSPPFTDPQLSGRTAVLPLVRWNDPSFRAAEAGPTLGHYWKNGKEIENTNDYLEEVYNAAQFHGQDGLGAYTYGYKAPESSKVENRVRSGDVTGSYVYKAGPSNDDLIKVRYWADSQGFHQEDNVPKYAPKQVEETVAVKEARLAHEKAWQEAADTANHPFEFQQKQQEKLYQQWQNQGIDVANLPNIQQQSNVAQQYSNPQQQYPQQYQNQFSSGQQYQGAASNQLYQGSPPNQQYQGASNQQYQAAASNQQYQKAAASQQYQTPSNQYYNRGASNEQYQGAASIQQNQYSQPPSGPKDVIPAASNQYQSVSSQYQDGQKYQGSQQNQGRQQYQGSQSYQGSQQYQASQQYQGQQENQVDDGSYNKEKYEDPEPTGPPRGFFYSFDYPVSIIVPKSEIQGGANPGQPVDHDTVAVSGQHY